GattctggagctgctgctttatCGCCCGGACTGGGACCGCGTCCGATCCCTCCGATCTCGATTGCAAAGCAATCCATCGAACGAAACctaaccacacacatacacacttcaACCGGTGGCCTGATAACTGGTACCGATGTTTATTGTACATTCCGGTCCACTACACCGTCCACTACACGCTCCAGGCCCTCTGCTTGGGGTAGTTTCGAGTGCGCACTAAGTCCTTCTAAGTGTCCCCGGCTATTCCGGGAGCTGAATGGTCCATGCAGCTGCCTCCCGTTTCAAATCAGCCTGCGTCCACGTCACTCCCCGGCTCGGTCACTTCACTTTAGGGATTTGTTGCTGGTTAATAGCAATATTTTCGGCTCAAGATGGTGCATGCTACGACCATGACTTCACACGAGCCACGGACATGGGAACCGAACTTGACCGATAGCTggtagcaacaaaaaaactcaaGGCAAAGACGGGGCGATATCTGGTTCTGTGGCGCAGGTAGTGAACGCAGTCTGGCGGCGAACGGACAAAGATTGCCGAAATGTAATGGCCCACTTATCGCTCAGTAGCTGAAGGTGAGATGCTGCTTCCGTTAAATGTCGGTGAACCTCAGCGGAGACGTGTCTGTGATAAGCGGTAACGGGTTGAATGGCACGTGTTAAGATCAATGGTTTCTGGGGCAGTTGTCTGAATTACACCCACAAAATATAATTTTATAACACTagatctatttttttttattgctgttGACAGTTATGAAgggtttaattgaatttttgtttgcatttttctgACAGAATCTTTGCTAATGCTGAGCGAAGAGGCTTTTACTGATAAACTGTCATATGACCGGCTGCTCCTTTTTAATCCTTTGCATGTAAAAAAATATGGAGTCAGCAAAGAATCACTTCGGTCAATAAACGGCACTGATGTATAATTTTTTAAAGCAATTTGCtcattttatttgcttcaCGTGATTTAATTCTTAGCTTTCAAGAATATGAGgtaaaatgttaaaatgcAAACCGAAATATCTTACATCTCTGGCAGCAATTCTTGAGGGGCAATACTGAATTTTCTGCTACTTTTCTCTTGAGGGCCTTCCTCACGGCGTGAATCTTGAGGGCATTCCTCAGTAGCGTTCATTAATATTCCGACTAgcttgtaaaacaaaaacaaaacaaacgtgCATCCAATGAGAGAATTGCTAAGTAGTTTAAATAAGTATCAGTTTGAAAAACAGGACAAAACATGAAGCATTTTGAAATATAATGTTTGGCGATACTCCGCTTCTTCGAATCGCtacctttttggttttttttttcagaatgatttatttttacaatttaattttacaaaatatcctttaataatttattaaattaatataattattaataaatcataaaattctCAACATAGAATAAATCTTGCATAAGATGCCAGGGGTTGGAGGCGCTCGCAAGCAAGCTCGCATTCAACATGCTTTTAGAACAAATCTGAAGCTCGCGCTTGTTCTAAAAACTGCTGTGCGAATACAAGGGAGCGAGGGAACGGATCAGCAACGAAGCTGCCTTCTAACATTGTATTACTTcttgaaagaaaattaaattgaagcTTATCTAGATTTGCAACGCTTTTTTTgtagaaattaattaatttatttttacccAATATACCATTCACCGTACAGTTGCAGTTGTGCTGAGTTGCGCTTGAGAGTCCCTTTTACTTATGCCTCATCATTTCTCCTATGTCTCCTCCTGTCTTTTCCGTCTCGTGCGAGGTCTCGCTTTTTAATTGTCCTTCCTGGCCTTCATCGGAATCAAACCGAAAAGATCGTCCAGCGTCATCGTGTTCAAAATGGAATCGGCGATCGGTATGCCGACTCTCGAGATGATGTCCGTTACTTCCGGTGCAAAATTAACCAACACCGACGGAACCAGATCCTGGATGACCGCGTTGAGTAAATCGGACAGTTCGCCTCCAAGTAGCATTCCTTCGATGTTGTTCTAATGAAACAGTGAGGAACATTAACGTCACGAGAAACGTATTCGAGCGTAAGCATCGTCCGTAATACATACCTGCAGCGAGTCAAGCCGTACGTTGGCTTTCAGCTCGGTCATATGTAGATAACCGCTGGGGAGCTGACGTATCTGAGCCGTACCCTGGATACGCAGATTGCGCGGTTGAACGTTGAAGTTGCCGAATCCGAATACCGGGATGAGCCCGAACAGTCTACCATCAGCGTCGTACTGACCGCGGGCAAGAAGATCGGGGAACAGAAAATCGTACGTGAACTCCATCAACATTACGTTCAGCGTGAGCGTTCCCTGGAATCGGTCTAGCCCGTCCAGATACAGATTGTTCAGAATAGCCGTGAAGCTGTTGGAAGGACAAAGCGAGCCTAATTACTACTAGCTCTGAAAATTATAACTATTACTGTACTTACTCCAGCAATCCACCCAAACTGAGATCGACATCGAGACGATCTGTTTGGAGCGGGGCCAACACCGGAAGGCCACGTTCGGGATCGCCGGTTCGCAGCAGCTCACGGATGTTCTCGAGCAGCTGGGCCAACGCTTCGTTAAGGGTAGTGCGAGGAGCCGGTTCTCGTGGCACTATAACCGCCGCGTTACTGAGCACGGCCACCATGGCCAGCAATGCGATGGGGAGCTTCATTCTCAGCAATCAGAAAAACAGcgaaataaacaaacagagGAAAGTAATGGTGTGCCAACGAGCGATTGATGGCGACTAGTAATCCACAGCACGAGTTAAATATCTGAACCTGTTTACCCAAATCCTTATCACTCACAAGGGGTCATGATCATGATAAATGTTGTGCTTTGTTTTCCAACGGCAGCCCTTTGATAAGCAAAGCAGCTGGGAATGTGTTTTGGATTGCACGAGACACATTGCCAGGTTAATAGTTCACATTAAAGAACGACAACATATGCCATTACCTGCTCTTAAATCCTAATTATGTTGTTAAAAAAAGTGTTCTAACATTCAGATTGCAGATGTTTGCAGTGATCtacgcaaacacaaaccacaaacattgGGTGGCGATTGTTGATGGGATTTAGGTCCGCTATCTTATCgtcctccccccgggtggaGACGATTGTTATCGATTGTGGACTTTACTTACCAGATCGACCACCTGCGACGATTGTGTGTTTTCGGGGGCCAGCAGACCTACGGGATGTCGAAGTATGTCAACTTCTTATCGATTGCTTACAGTATGCTACTCTTTTCCATTGCATCGAGTTCGCTCAAAGTGGTACCGGAACAGCAGCCATTTATTCAATCAAACGTATGAGACGTACGCATTACGGCGGCGCTGAAGGCGCTTATGATGAATCCAATACAGTTGAAAGCTGCCCCTGAGACCTTACGGGAACAGCAATCCCATCAGATCTTCCATCGTGCGCGTGGCCAGGAAGCGGTTCGCAATCGGAACGACCAGCGCATTCAGCAGGTTGGTCATACCGTCCGGGAAGTTGCGCAGGATCGACGGAACGATATCCTGCAGCACGGCGTTCAGCAGAACGGACAGgtcaccaccgagcagcaaccCCTGGATGTTACTTTCCAGTGCATCCATCTGCAGGCTGATCGAGAAATCGGACAGCATCAGGAAACCCTGACCGTTATCGGTGATGGTCGCAAAACCGGTCGCCAGGACGTTGCGGGGTCGTACGGTAAAATCACCGATACCGAAAACCGGAATCAAACCCCAGAGACGCCCGTTGGCATCGTAGAATCCGCTGGCCGTTAGCTCATCGAAACGGAACTCAAACGGGAACCGGAGCGAGGCAAGATCCACCTGCAGCCGACCGACGAACGTATCCAATCCGACAATGTTCATCGGCGTAAAGCGAGCATCGAAGCTGAACGGGAAGCGGGAAACAAAGCAATTGAAAGGGACTGATAATATGCTAGTCCGGATGCAGATACCTACTCGAGTAATCCACCGAAGCTGGCATTGATGAAGAGATCGGGATTGTTGTACGGTGCTAGCACGGGCATACCCGTTTCCGGGTTACCGGTGCGCATCAGCTCGCGCAGATTCTCCAGAATGCGGCGCATAATGGCATCGAGGATGATGTTCTGTCCAGCGACCTCTGGTGGAGTAGTGATGCGCAGGGATTCAGTTACTAGTCCGCGCCTTTAGACACACCTTGCACAATACACATACTCACCGTTCACTCCCGTGGCCGTCAAGGCCATCAGGGCGACAATAATCAATCCGGCACGCATCTTGAGTTCCCTGAGAAGCAGAATCGTtcctttaatttgtttgcttatttTTCGGCTAGCAAATCGTGGTTACCTGTTCGATACGGACGTTGGACAAATAAACCCTTGTCCCGGTCTTGGGAGGTTCCTTTATAGATTCGCTTCATTGTGCGGCTTCGACTTATCGCCTTAGGCCTCGGCGGGGTCTCAggagcgataaaaaaaaccgaccgatTTTGTGCTGAGACATTGGCGCTGGCGTTGTTGTGACCAGTGCCTACCCGTGACGGTGGGCCCAGATAAGGCTCAAACGATTAGGATTGAGCTTGATAGCTTCGGATATTGAGATTGGACGTCGTACACCTGTCGCTCTCGATACTGGGAGGTCGGCAGCATTGTACgaccgctactgctgccaccgagaACCAGTCAGCAGTTGATGGTTGTTTAGAAACATCGCACTATCGGTCCTGACATGAGCTGTTCTAGCACTTCTTAGCTATAAATGCTACTATATTACACACATATCTAAATTGTCGATAGTTGCGAATGTAAAGATTCCCTCTAGCAATTCATTAATAATCAATATTTTAATCATTAATGAATGCACAACGACCAACACATTCTAGCTGAAGCATCCAGTTCACAACTTTGAACAGCTTTCAGTTTGAAACATTCTTTATCAAGCAAAAGTTGAATAGACTTTTACTATACTCAACAACGAACAGTTCATTCTGTGGCTCTGACATTTGCGAACCAGCCACACCAGCTcgtaaataataataaaaaaaaagataaccgTACCCTCTCCAGCTCCTAATTAAATGCCACAGATGTTATTCTACTTCACTGGCGTCGACTGTTCGCCCCTTTCGGTCA
The sequence above is a segment of the Anopheles darlingi chromosome 2, idAnoDarlMG_H_01, whole genome shotgun sequence genome. Coding sequences within it:
- the LOC125951736 gene encoding uncharacterized protein LOC125951736, producing the protein MRAGLIIVALMALTATGVNEVAGQNIILDAIMRRILENLRELMRTGNPETGMPVLAPYNNPDLFINASFGGLLDFDARFTPMNIVGLDTFVGRLQVDLASLRFPFEFRFDELTASGFYDANGRLWGLIPVFGIGDFTVRPRNVLATGFATITDNGQGFLMLSDFSISLQMDALESNIQGLLLGGDLSVLLNAVLQDIVPSILRNFPDGMTNLLNALVVPIANRFLATRTMEDLMGLLFP